CATCTTTAAAGACTCATGAAGAAAGGTTCCTCTCAAcactttccaatttctttttgaaatttttgatgtaatttggttttgtttttatgccaAGATTATATTAAGGCAGAGTGATTTGAAAGTAATTCTAAATGTTCAGATAGATGGTATTAGGGAAACACATAATATTTGGTTTATTTGGAAAGTGTCCAGAGAATAATAAATTCATAATCCCGAAATAACAGTGACAACAGGCCAGATCCCTCGGAGCTCCTAGGGACTGGACCATCAATCAAGGAATACatatggagcgacccatggcgcTGAAGacatatatggcagaggatgaccttgttggacattaatgggatgagaggccctctGGCTGGAGGGTGttcgatgacccagtgtaggggaatgccagagtgggggaaagggaggtggggggagcaccctcatagaggcagagggtgatggaaagggggaaacatttgaaatgtaaataaaaaaatatccaaggaaaaataaatagaaaaaaaaaaaggagtctaaCACAACCACAGCTATTCACCACAGAATACACATTGTGTTTCCATGGTACTCAACAGTTGAGTATATTTCTTTTCATATCAAGACACTGGAAAGAACAGACTGAAGAAATAGATGAAGAAGGGCATGGTGGTTCTATCCCAAGGAGTGGATTCTGGCAACGCAACCAGGTACTCtgaaaagcaacaagtgctcttgactCCTCAACTGACTCCAGGGTAGCTACTTTTAGGGCAATATATTTTGTCATGATCAAATATCAtaaagaaaattttccatttcattatGTTTTATACATATGAGAATAGAATTTTGTTGATTTCCAAAACATATAGTTGAAAAGgattaaaaattccaccacaatcAAGAGTCAATAAAGACAGATCAAAGAACAACCCTCTGGTATTGCTACTAGAAGCATGGCTACTGTTGCAGTGAGTTTGTAAATCTTTGTCATTATACTGACAAAGGTAAATCCCAATAATCAATGGTACTTAATGAGAATTGTTCCTTATCCATGCCTATGTATAACTGGATTCAATAACAGCGAAGTTCACAGCAGCCTCAATCATCATAGCTCACACTAAGAAGAACTACTTATCAATTtccaatataaattattttatatacatacaattGAGTGCTCTACAGCATGGCAGTCAACAAAGATTGACACACACATTGGTGGATCATTTGGAAAACTAGACCTGAAGGATGGAATGCCGACACACTCCtgccctctcttttctctcataCTCCATGAAAGTTGgaaattttttaatgaaaatgtggaTATGACTATTCCAAGATTTCTTTAAGGGGAAGATCTTTAATGTAGATGTGAGAGATataacagccagaggcatctggaaggttATGGGGCAGGTATGGAATAGTAGACATGGTTAGTAGAGAATGAACCTGGCCATCAGAGGAGAGTAGATCAAGAAGAGAGGCCAAGGGAACCAAGTTCTTCCtccaaaagactcaacaagcagctgaaagagtcagaagcagatattttcacccaatcaatgaacagaagctgctgacccctgtggttgaattagggaaaggctgaaagaagctgaggaggagggcaaccctgtaggaggaccaacagtctcaattaacctggacccctgagatctctcaaacactggaccaccaaccaggcagtgtacaccagctgatataaggtcgccaaaacacatacagcagaggactgtcaactctgtgttcaatcagagatgatgcacctaaccttcaggagactggaggccacagggagtttagaggtcagtttggtggggggtggggacatcctagtGGAGAGAGGAGTTGGAGAGGAAGTATGGTgtgtggaatagtcagagggtggacaggagttggggggaataaaatctggaatatatatacatgtatatgtacatatacatacatacatatacatgtatgcatattatatatataatattattatatatattattctgaaggaggaggatgaagaggacgaagaggaggaggaggagaagaagaagaagaagaagaagaagaagaagaagaagaagaagaagaagaagaagaagaagaagaagaagaagaagaagagggggagggggagggggaggggagggggagggagagggagagggggagggggagggagagggagagggagaagagaaggagaagaagaagagccaccaccaccaccaccaccaccaagtgcAAAGAGAAAGACGATCAAAAGGAGCACAATGAGCCCAAGAATACATGGTCAAAATATCTGGGCTTATAGAAAAGAGAAACTGGGagaagaaaagacaaattaaGAAAAGTTTAGAATagcaggagcaggagagagaAGTGCTAAGACAAGCCAGGACTCTGTAAGAGGCACTTGTAATGCTATGAGAGTCTGGCAGCCAGAacctgctttgatatgttaataagCACCAGAGTTAGTCATTTGTCCAGAGTGGTTTTGGGACAAAAACATTTTGAGACTTTTAAACTGTGTATGATGCTGAGTAGGGGGAAAGGCTCTTCAGGGGCAAGGCCATGCAACTTGCTTATAAGTTAATAGCAGTGAAGCTCTGTCCCTTCTACACACTTCTCTGCCATAAACTGTGCCCCAAGGACTGACAGAAAAGTTCCCTTTCTGCTTCTTAATTGAGTCCTTGAAATTGCTTGTGTAATTTGCACTACTTTTTTGTTTCCCACTAGGAACTCACAACCAACGTGTTTAAATTTTACTTCATACCCTTGTGGAGATGCTGTCATTAATAGATTGTTAAATTGATAATCACCAATCTGCtgggaagaaacaaaaggaggtcaTGAACTTTTAAATCTGGACTAGTGTCTCAGTACAGTTTTAGCAGATCTTTGATGGTGACACACACCATCGTGGTGGCATTGAGCAATAAGATGAGTGACCACTGCATAGAAATAGTAAGaactaaatactttttttaaaaagtcattgaaGAAGCCATGCTCCTGTTCTTTGATGTATATTATTTTCTTCACCAAGTACCTTTCTTTATATTAATTTCACTTGAAATCTGTATTATGAAATACTTACAAAAAACTCTGCTGAAAAGAAGGAAGTAAGAACAATAGAAGGAAAGCAGAAAGTGAAAccagggaagagaaaaagagagggagggtaggaaggaaggaaggaaggaaggaaggaaggaaggaaggaaggaaggaaggaagaccaaaggtgACAGAAAAGGCAGGATAGGAAAACAGGGCTCTGGTATTCGTTTACGGAGTGGGAAGTTGAATGGGTTTTTGATGAAGTTGAGTATTTACAACTCTGGGCAAAGTCCACTGTCTCCAGTCCTCCCTAAGCTGTGTGACCCTCTTCTTCACATAAACTGCTACTGATTCTCTCTTATCACTGATATcaccttattttcttctttcctttcatcactttgcctctgtctctttttcaTCATCTCCATATCAATTATCTtatcactgtcttttttttttttttgcacaattCTATCTAGTTcttagttttaaaagaaagatttatttggattcttcctttttctttacagATGACACTGGGATCACTCCTAGAGATTTGCAAGAATCTACCTGGAAAAGCCATGAGCTACCTCCCCATTTTATGCTAAATACCTTGGGATGCTTTTGTTCTTTACCTTCTGCCCACTCAATTATTTACAGACATTTGGAAAGCTctgcattctgtttttgtttcgcAATACTGAGATCATAGAAATGTGTGAAATAGAATACTTGTATGAATAAATTAAGTTGTCTCATCAATTGTAGAATTATAGGATGAATTTTTTTTACCAGAAAACAGAGTGAATTTTATGGGTGCTTGAAGATTTAGGTAAAAATTGAATGGATTACAGGTAAGGAGTAAATACATGTTAGGATTATGTTTATTGTCTTAGTGTTTCAGCTATTTGAAATATGACAAATGTCCAGCTCACATGTTATGTGTAAGAACATACAGATACACTGCTTTTGTCATATGAAGCCTGTCTATTTCACCTGTGCACATCTGGAAAATGGACTCAGGTATGTCTGGCTTTCTCTATTCATATTATCTTGGCTACTGTCTAGAGTTTCAGAAGACATTGTATATATGCCTGATGTAAGGGATTACTGTGAAGCCAACCCAAAACGACAACAAAACTCCACCATATTAGACTCCTAACTAGTacacttttatatttttcttaaagacaaaaatacaaaCTCCTCATTGTGACCTTAAACTCAATATTGCTAACTTATTAAATAAAGACAGTTTTGAATTTAGATGATGGCCACCTGTGTAGCTCTCTTAGTTTCCAGAATTTCATATGTATTAACCACAATCCCCTTACATTTAATATTGGATCTAATATCAAACTATAAATATTTACCAGGTTAACCATTCTGAGCATACAGTTCAGTTGTGTGAATAATAGTTCTACTGTTCCTCAGCTGATCTATAGAATAGTTCGTCATAAACACAAAACTCTGAGTACTTGAAACAAACCTTTGTTGCTTTCTACTCGCATTCGTGTTGATCATCATtctaatgcttttaaaatattcattataaTTTATCTATTGATGGGGAGAGCATGTGTAGATAAgagtgcatatgtgtggaggttAAAAGATGTTTTGGAACTGTGTCTGTCCATTCATGATTAGgacctttctctgtgtgtagcaaagactgtcctggaactgtctctgtagaccagattggccacAAATTCATAGAtttgtcttcctctgtctcttgagtcctAAGGTGAAAGAGGTCAAACACCACATCCAGAGAAAACATTAAACTTTAGTAAATATATCTAATATTTTTCATTGAAATAATGTagtaatatatacttatataaagaaaaaacttTTAAACATTCCTCAGACCTATATAAATTCAATAAAgtgataattattttctttaagctAACTCTATGAAATAAAGGACACTCAGTTTAATTTCAAGGTTGTAATCATAATAAATTTATTTACCCTTTTAATAGGAATGAAAATGACTCCTGCAAGCTTGGCAACGggaatattctttttctttcatattacAGTGGGAATCCTTGGTAATTCCTCAATACTATTTCATTATGTCTTTATGATAACCACCAGAAAGCATTTAATGCCCAAAGATGTGATTATAAAGCACTTGACTTTTGCTAACTGCTTAACTATCATTTCAAAAGGCATTCCAGAGACACTGTCAGATTTGGGATTTAAATATTTCCTGGATGATATTGGTTGTAAATTGGTAGTTTATATTTACCGAATAATGAGGGGGATGTCCCTGTATGCTATGTGCCTACTGAGTTGCTTCCAAGCAATCACAATCAGCCCCAGCAACACCAGGTGGATAATGTTTAAACACAGAGCCACCAAGTACATTGGTCCCTCCTGCTCAGTCAGTTGGCTTGTGTACATGCTTTTAAACATCTTGACTCCAGCAAGAGTGTTAGGACCCAGTTATAACAAAAATGTAACTAACATGGTGAATTATGGATACTGCTCATGGTTTACTTCCAGAAATGTGGCAACTGCTCTGTATATGTTTCTACTCTGCTTCTCTGATGGCTTGTGCCTGGGTCTCATGGCCTGCTCAAGTATTTCCATGGTGAGTGTCCTCTACAGACACAAGAGACAAGTCAAGCATATCCATAGTGCTCAGCATTTTCTAAAAGTCTCTCCTGAGGACCAAGCCACCAAAACTATCCTCATCCTGGTTTGTACATTTGTCATCTCTTACTCAATCTCTTCTATACATGTAATATTTACAGTCTACTTCAAAGGCTCAGGACTATGGGGAGTaagtatgtttatatttttagaattatGTTTTCCAATATATTTCCCATTTGTTCTCATCACCAGTTTCAAGTCTAGTTGCAGCTTCTTTTTATCCTTCTGCAAAAAGAGATGGCTTCCTTCAAATATTGCATGAGCCAAGGTAACCTCTCTCTTCTTGTATATTGCAATATCCCTGTATCTATTGTAGAATGCTAAGACTGCAGTCTGAAAATGTCAATCTTCTTTTAACAGACACCTTTTTCATGTGATTTGATCAAGTTTGTTTTatcatagtgttttttttttacttttacagTATTTATTATCCAATAATAAGCAATTTTTCAAATACATAGAATCCTATTATAAGAGTTATTCAATAATAGGCAATTTAATGAAAAAATACACCTCTGAAATCAgatcttattctctctctctcatacatatacacatatttgtacatgtgttcataccttaatttttgtgtgtatgttaatttttcctgcatgtatgtctgtacaccacatgcaTAATATTCCTTCAGAGAGCAGAAGATAGCCTTAAACccactagaactggagttatagacatttGTGTGCCAACATTTAGTGCAGGAAATAAAACCTGGGTATTCTAGAAGAGCTATCAGTGTTCTCAGCCACCAAGCGATCTCCTAggccctgagattttttttttattttgtgtatgttcatgtgcctcagtacatgtatatgcaccatgtgcatTGCCTGATGCCTACAGCTGCAAGAAGAGCATGTTGAATcctatggaactggagttatatgcagttgtgagccacctggtgtacttgctgggaacagaactcagttcCTTTGCAAAATCACGAGTTTTTTCCCAATGAACCAGCTCTCCAGTTTCTCACTGTTGTTCATTGTTTCTAGTATGTAATTACTACATCTTCAAATGTCATCATTGGCTTGAAAattttgtagaaaaataaaagaacatatgTCTCCTTAAAATATTAGCCTTA
This Mus musculus strain C57BL/6J chromosome 7, GRCm38.p6 C57BL/6J DNA region includes the following protein-coding sequences:
- the Vmn1r78 gene encoding vomeronasal 1 receptor, G7, with translation MKMTPASLATGIFFFFHITVGILGNSSILFHYVFMITTRKHLMPKDVIIKHLTFANCLTIISKGIPETLSDLGFKYFLDDIGCKLVVYIYRIMRGMSLYAMCLLSCFQAITISPSNTRWIMFKHRATKYIGPSCSVSWLVYMLLNILTPARVLGPSYNKNVTNMVNYGYCSWFTSRNVATALYMFLLCFSDGLCLGLMACSSISMVSVLYRHKRQVKHIHSAQHFLKVSPEDQATKTILILVCTFVISYSISSIHVIFTVYFKGSGLWGVSMFIFLELCFPIYFPFVLITSFKSSCSFFLSFCKKRWLPSNIA